A stretch of Myroides oncorhynchi DNA encodes these proteins:
- a CDS encoding sensor histidine kinase, producing MKIRNRLSLQFSGLFTILLLGVLVAVYFVVSNHWQNTFFKQLEDRAFTVGHNYLAEDNFTKAEFDEVLRKYPRTLPQEEIRIYDINYEPTFIEEGDLKWDKATLGQVVDKKKVYTKMEDDYVVGIFYRDNSGDFIVMAKAANEKGVAALQQLRTVMLISLVIALLITFFLSRLFAGYFLIPITRINKHISKKNISTLYPIPTQDMSKDEIRILSETINELFRRLQDSFDNQQAFVSHASHELKTPIASLMGNAEIALRQSRSEQEYITVLQGVVHDATHMDQMINNLLALSQLDSSVYPLHKHAFEEFWWTMIDHLIAAQKDLNLEITINTDQELHKLFFNGNGGLLELALSNVILNASKFSQNEPIELILDTDKDNIIVMVKDQGIGIKKEDLDKLFLPFYRSSNAFGIKGTGLGLSLASKIVQLHKGQLTIDSELAAGTTVVLKIPKSV from the coding sequence ATGAAAATACGCAATAGACTTTCTCTTCAATTCTCAGGGCTATTTACTATCCTCTTATTAGGGGTATTAGTGGCAGTGTACTTTGTTGTTTCTAATCATTGGCAGAATACGTTCTTTAAACAATTAGAAGATAGAGCATTCACTGTAGGGCATAACTATCTAGCTGAAGACAACTTTACAAAAGCAGAGTTTGACGAAGTCTTACGCAAATACCCACGTACTCTACCTCAAGAGGAGATAAGAATCTATGACATTAATTATGAGCCTACTTTTATAGAAGAAGGAGATCTCAAATGGGACAAAGCTACTCTAGGACAGGTAGTCGATAAGAAAAAAGTATATACTAAGATGGAAGATGACTATGTAGTGGGAATCTTCTATAGAGATAACTCTGGTGACTTTATCGTGATGGCTAAAGCGGCAAATGAGAAGGGGGTTGCTGCACTTCAGCAGCTCAGAACAGTGATGCTCATTAGCTTAGTTATTGCATTACTGATTACTTTTTTTCTATCTCGCCTGTTTGCTGGTTATTTCTTGATACCCATTACCCGTATTAACAAACACATCTCGAAGAAGAATATCTCTACCCTCTACCCTATCCCCACACAGGATATGTCTAAAGATGAGATACGTATACTTAGCGAGACCATTAATGAGTTGTTTAGAAGATTACAAGACTCTTTTGACAACCAACAGGCTTTCGTATCCCATGCCTCACACGAGCTAAAGACACCTATTGCATCTCTAATGGGCAATGCGGAGATAGCCTTGAGACAATCGCGTTCTGAACAAGAATACATCACAGTATTACAAGGAGTAGTACACGATGCTACCCATATGGATCAGATGATTAATAATCTACTAGCATTATCTCAGCTAGATAGTTCTGTCTATCCGTTACACAAACACGCTTTTGAAGAGTTCTGGTGGACAATGATAGATCACTTGATAGCCGCACAGAAAGACTTAAACCTAGAGATAACAATCAATACGGATCAAGAACTTCACAAGCTATTCTTTAATGGCAATGGCGGTCTATTAGAACTTGCCTTGTCTAATGTGATACTAAATGCAAGTAAATTCTCACAGAACGAACCTATAGAATTAATCTTAGATACAGATAAGGATAATATCATCGTTATGGTCAAAGATCAAGGTATCGGAATAAAAAAAGAAGACCTAGACAAACTATTTCTCCCTTTTTACCGTTCTAGTAATGCATTTGGTATTAAAGGGACTGGTTTAGGACTGTCTTTAGCGTCAAAAATAGTTCAGTTGCACAAAGGGCAACTAACCATAGACTCTGAATTAGCGGCAGGAACAACAGTCGTTCTTAAGATACCTAAAAGCGTTTAA
- a CDS encoding response regulator transcription factor, whose amino-acid sequence MNILLIEDEVSVSNFIRKGLEESQHQVAFAYDGMIGLQLAMEQEFDLIILDVILPYMNGFELCQQIKKYKGDIPILMLTALSTLNDKVKGFNMGADDYLTKPFHFEELLLRIKALTRRNTMSMPTLEYKAADLVMNTYKKSVSRANKDIVLTQKEYTLLEYFLVNKNRVLTRTQIAEAVWGIGFDRGTNLIDVYVNYVRRKIDKEYNTQLIHTVIGMGYILKDE is encoded by the coding sequence ATGAACATACTTTTAATAGAAGACGAGGTAAGTGTATCTAACTTTATCAGAAAAGGACTAGAAGAAAGTCAACATCAAGTAGCCTTTGCCTATGATGGGATGATAGGGCTACAGCTAGCGATGGAACAAGAGTTTGACCTGATTATATTAGATGTTATTCTTCCTTATATGAACGGATTCGAACTGTGTCAACAGATCAAAAAATACAAAGGTGATATCCCTATCCTGATGTTAACAGCATTATCTACGCTAAATGACAAGGTAAAAGGATTTAATATGGGAGCAGATGATTATCTAACGAAGCCGTTTCACTTCGAAGAATTACTTCTGCGTATAAAAGCCCTTACACGTAGAAACACGATGTCGATGCCTACCCTAGAGTATAAGGCAGCTGACCTGGTAATGAATACCTATAAAAAATCAGTCTCTAGAGCGAATAAAGATATTGTACTAACGCAGAAAGAATACACGCTATTAGAGTATTTCTTAGTCAATAAGAATAGAGTATTAACGCGTACTCAGATAGCTGAAGCTGTATGGGGAATAGGTTTTGACAGAGGGACTAATCTAATAGATGTCTATGTCAACTATGTGAGACGAAAAATAGATAAGGAATACAACACCCAATTAATTCATACTGTTATTGGTATGGGGTATATACTAAAAGATGAATAG
- a CDS encoding sensor histidine kinase, which translates to MEFRLKEFNKSMAAKKVKEESMFLRHYRLMVIPLVFVLYLFSHFLLNPYDADWVTMDVKEMWESALVLFIYCMAITEVSLQLSKVLNKFLPWDKLPVMRVVVQFVLLILFIFIIYFAINFVYIYLSPYESFDIIDLEAKIDIWQSLIISFNTGIFISAIHTGYFLINNWKKSMVDAADLKLKAEQLERIASQAELESLKMQLDPHFLFNNFSTLSELVVEDQGLAVKFIDNLSLVYRYMLSNVRKNTVSLLEELTFVESYFYLIKERMGTKVVLNINVLEEIKKNFFVAPIAIQLLVENAVKHNSVSKDHPLIIDIYVDGNYVVVSNNIQELVVNLPSSKVGLTNIKERYRLLSKHKVVIEKTESNFMVKLPLLINKNDR; encoded by the coding sequence GTGGAATTTAGATTAAAAGAATTTAATAAAAGTATGGCGGCAAAGAAAGTAAAAGAAGAGTCAATGTTTTTAAGGCATTATAGGCTAATGGTTATACCATTAGTATTTGTTCTTTATTTGTTTTCCCATTTTCTATTAAATCCATATGACGCAGATTGGGTTACTATGGATGTGAAAGAGATGTGGGAATCAGCTTTAGTATTGTTTATTTATTGTATGGCTATTACAGAAGTTAGTTTACAGTTGAGTAAGGTGCTAAATAAGTTTTTGCCATGGGACAAGTTACCTGTTATGCGCGTGGTAGTTCAGTTTGTTCTGCTTATTTTATTTATATTTATTATATATTTTGCTATCAATTTTGTTTATATCTATTTATCTCCTTATGAGTCATTTGACATTATAGATTTGGAAGCTAAAATAGATATTTGGCAGTCCTTGATTATTAGCTTTAACACAGGTATTTTTATTAGTGCTATTCATACTGGGTATTTTTTGATTAATAATTGGAAAAAATCTATGGTAGATGCTGCAGATCTAAAATTAAAAGCAGAACAGTTAGAACGTATTGCAAGTCAGGCTGAACTAGAGTCTTTAAAAATGCAATTAGATCCACATTTTCTGTTCAATAACTTTAGTACTTTATCAGAGTTAGTTGTTGAAGACCAAGGACTGGCAGTTAAGTTTATAGATAATTTGTCATTAGTATACAGGTATATGTTGTCTAATGTTAGGAAGAATACAGTTAGTCTTTTAGAAGAATTAACTTTTGTAGAATCATATTTCTATCTTATTAAAGAACGAATGGGAACTAAAGTTGTTCTGAATATTAACGTGTTAGAAGAAATTAAAAAGAACTTCTTTGTAGCTCCTATTGCTATACAGTTGTTAGTGGAGAATGCGGTAAAGCATAACAGTGTCTCTAAAGATCATCCTTTAATCATAGACATTTATGTAGATGGTAACTATGTAGTGGTGAGTAATAATATACAAGAGTTAGTAGTAAATCTTCCATCTTCTAAAGTAGGGCTAACTAATATTAAAGAAAGATATCGTCTATTAAGTAAACATAAGGTAGTTATAGAGAAGACAGAAAGTAATTTTATGGTAAAATTACCTTTGCTTATAAATAAGAATGATAGATAA